The genomic interval GCGTCGGCGCCGGGCTCGGCGGTGCCGGGCTCGAGCACCAGGATGCCCGAATGATCCTTGCCGATGCCGAGTTCGGCGACCGAGCAGATCATGCCGTTGGACACGTGCCCGTAGGTCTTGCGCGAGCTGATCTCGAAACCGCCGGGCAGAACGCCGCCCGGCAGCACCACCACCACCAGGTCGCCGACCGCGAAGTTGGTTGCGCCGCAGACGATCTCCTGCAGTTCCGGGCGGCCGACGTCGACCTTGCAGAACCGGATCGGCTTCTTGAACTCGGTCAACTCGGTGATCTCGGCGACCCGGCCCACCACCAGGGGATGGTCGGGGCCACCGGTGATGCGCTCCAGGGTGTCGATCTCCTCGACCTCGAGGCCGACGCGGACGAATCCGGCGTCGAGTTCCTCCGGGGTCACCGACCACTCCGGGGTGGTGCGCTGCAAGACTTCGGTCAGCCAGGACTGCGCTACTCGCACGTGACGTTTCGCTTCCTCGTTGGTGAGACTCCCGCCGCGCGCGGGGGCGGCGTCGCTCGAATCGGGACGGTCAGGACTGGATGCCGAAGGGCAGCGTGAATCGCACGTCGCCTTCGACCATGTCGCGCATGTCGGGGATGCCGTTGCGGAACTGCAGGGTCCGCTCCATGCCCATGCCGAACGCGAACCCGCTGTACTCCTCGGGGTCGATGCCGCTGGCGATGAGCACCTTCGGGTTCACCATGCCGCAGCCGCCCCACTCGACCCAGCCGGCCCCGCCCTTCTTGTCCGGGAACCACACGTCGACCTCGGCGGAGGGCTCGGTGAAGGGAAAGTAGCTGGGGCGCATGCGAGTTCGGGTGTCGGGCCCGAACAGCGCCCGCGCGAAGGCGTCCAGGGTGCCGCGCAGGTGGGCCATCGTCAGCCCCTTGTCCACGGCCAGGCCCTCGACCTGGGAGAAGATCGGGGTGTGGGTGGCGTCGAGTTCGTCGGTGCGGAAGGTGCGGCCCGGGCACACGATGTAGATCGGCAGCTCCCGCTCCAGCATGGACCGGACCTGAACCGGCGAGGTGTGCGTCCGCAGCACCTGCCGCGAACCCTCGGGCGCGACGTAGAAGGTGTCCTGCATGGTGCGCGCGGGGTGGTCGGGCAGGAAGTTCAGCGCGTCGAAGTTGAAGTGGTCGGTCTCCACCTCCGGGCCCTCGGCGACCTCCCAGCCCATGCCGACGAACACGTCGGCGATCCGCTCGGACAGGATGGTGATCGGGTGCCGCGCGCCGACCGGCCCGCGCGCGGCGGGCAGCGTCACGTCGATGGCCTCGGCCACCAGCACCGCGGCGTCGCGCTCGGCGAGCAGTGCGGCCCGCCGGGACTCGAACGCCTCCGACACCCGCGAGCGGGCCACGTTGACCCGCTTACCGGCATCGGCCTTCTCCTCCTTGGGCAAGCCGCCGACGGCCCGCTGCGCCAGCGCGATCGGCGATTTGCCGCTCATATGCTCGGTCTTGGCGGCCGCGAGCGCATCCAGGTCGGCCGCCGCGGCAAACGCCTTCTCCGCTGCTGCTGCGGCGGCGGACAGCGATTCCTCGCTCAGTGCCGCGGTCTGCTCGGCTCGTGCGTTCTCGTCGGCCACGATGCTTCGTCTCTCCCCTGGCTGGTACGGGTGTCGGAGGTTTACCTACCCCACATTGTCGCTGGTCGAATCGTACGCACTGCACCCAGCCCGCCTCACGGGCATTTCCGTCCGTACCTACCAGCCCGGACACCACTGCGCACAACGGTTGTGACACACCACGACACCTGTGGCGGCGCACAGGTGTCGTGGGTCGAAACGTCGTCGGGCGCGCGCGTCCAGCCGGACGGCGAGCGCCGGGATCGTCGGCGTCTCGGTCGCGGCGTCAGGCGGACGCCGGGGTTCGCGAGCGGGCTCGGGCAGCCTGCCGAAACGGCGCGAGGGCGTTGGTGGACCACAAGGCGATCGCGATGTAGACGACCTGCTCGGGAACGCGGAACCACAGGGGTGTGGCGGATTCGCCGTTGAGCGGGATGTCCTCGACCGCCGCGTAGATGTTGGCCGGGAGCATCACCACGAACAGGACCGCCAGGGCCAGGCCCGCGAACCGCCGAGTCCGGGCGCTGACCAAGCCCGCCGCGCCCAGGAGCTCGAGTACGCCGGTGAGGTAGACCAGCGCGCCCGGGAAGGGCAGGGCCGGCGGGACCATGGCTGACAGGTCGTCGTGACTGGGCATGACGTCGATGCTGTCGGGAACGAAGTGGGCGGCCCCCGTGCACAGCAGCAGCACGGCGAGCCCGTGGGCGAGGGCCACCCGCCACGTGGCGAAGCGACGAACGCCGAACGCGCCCAGCAGACGGAACAGCAGAGTAGGGACGGCCATCATCAGCAGTGTCTGGAACACGGTCTTTCCTTTATCTCTCGCGGCGACAGCGGGCGGCTATCGCACGGGCTCGATCCGGCGCGGCAGCAGGGCCGAGACCAGCGCACCGAAGGCCACGATCGCCGCGCCCACCCACACTGCGGGCACCAGGCCGTCGACGTAGCTCTGCGGGCTCAGGTACGACCCGCGCGAGGCGAACACCGAGGCCAGCACCGCCACGCCCATCGCCACGCCGACCTCGCGCAGGGTGTTGTTGGTGCCCGATGCCATCGCCTGGTCCTGCGGGGCCGCGCTGGCCATCACCACCGTGGCGCTCGGCGCGAAGGTCAGACCCATGCCGATACCGGCCAGCACGAACGGCCCGACATAGGAGCCGTAACCGACCTCGACGGTCGTGACCGCCGCCATCCACGCCAGCGCCGCCGCCAGCAGCACCTGGCCGGTGGTGAGCAGGGTGCGCGCACCGACCCGGTCGACGATCAGCCCGGCGATGGGCGCGACCACCATGGGCGCCAGCGTCCACGGCAGCGTCCGCACACCGGCCTCCAGCGGCGAATAGCCCTGCACCACTTGGAAGAACTGCGCGAGCAGGAAGATCGAGCCGAAGACCCCGACCGAGAAGGTGAAGGTGGTCGTGTTGCTGACCCGGAACGCCCGCGACCGGAACAGTCGCAGCGGCAGCATCGGGTCGGGTGTGCGCAGCTCCCAGCCGATCAACGCGGCCAGCAGGACACCGCCGCCGATCAGCGCGGTCAGCACGGGACCCGAGGTCCAGCCGTCGTCGGCGCCGTGGATCACGCCCCACACCACGGCCAGCACGCCCCCGGCCGCCAGCACCAGGCCCAGCGGATCGAAACGCCTACTGCCGCCGAAGGATTCGCCGAGCACCCGCGCCACGAACGGCAGCACGGCCAGGCCGATGGGCACGTTGAGCCAGAAGATCCACTGCCAGCTCAGGCCGTCGACCACCGCGCCGCCGACCACCGGGCCGACCGCCACCCCGAGTCCGGTGATGCCACCCCAGATGCCGATGGCCGCGCTGCGCATCCGCTCCGGCACCGCCACCGACAGCAACGTGAGCGACAGCGGCATGACGCCCGCCGCACCGAGGCCCTGCACGGCACGGGCGGTGATCAGCATCCACGGCTCGGTCGCCAGCGCGCACGCGGCGGAGGCGAGGGTGAACACCGCGATCCCGGCCAGGAACACCCGCCGCCGGCCCAGCCGGTCGCCCAGCGCGGAGGCGGTGAGCAGCAGCGACGCGAACGCCAGCGTGTAGGCGTTGACGAACCACTGCAGATCGCCGAGCGAGGCGCCCATCTCGGTGCGGATCACCGGCAGCGCGTTGGTCACGACGAGGTTGTCCAGCGTGACCATGAACGTGGGGATGCCGACCGCGGCGAGCACCGCTGCCAACGGCGGCGTGCGGCGCGGCGGCGCGGCAGTCGCCACCTCGGTCGTCTCGAAGGTGCTGGTCATGATGCGTCCACTCCTTGTTGTTATCCACTGATAACCTTATGAGTGAAGAGTATGCATCGGCTGATAACATGTCAACAGCTACCCTTCCCTCACATCGAAGCGCGGCAATCCCAGCCAGAGGAGGAACGACGGTGCCCCCGAGCCGAACCCGACTGACCGCGAGCGAACGCAGCGCGCAGGTCCTGGACGCGGCCGTCACCGCATTCGCCGAATCCGGTTACGCCGCAACGAAAACCGATGAGATCGCCCGGCTGGCCGGGGTCTCGCAGCCCTACGTCATCCGCCTGTTCGGCAGCAAGCAGCAGCTGTTCGTCGCCACCTCGCATCTGGTCTGCGACCGCATCGAGGAGGTCTTCCGGACGGCGCACGAAGGCGTCGAGCCCGGAGCCGGACCGGAGCAGGCGATGGCAGCGCTCGCCAATGGGTACGAGGCATTCCTGGCCGACCGGTCCTTGTTGCTGGTGTTGCTGCACGGTTTCGCCGCCAGCTCCGATCCGGCCATCGGCAACGAGGTGCGCGACCGTTTCGGGCGCATCTACCGCCTGATCCGCGACCTGACCGGCGCACCGCCCGTCCAGGCTCGCCAATTCATCGCCAACGGCATGTTGCTCACCGTCATGACCGCCATGCAGGTGGTGGGACCCGACGCGGTTCCGGCCGCGTGGGCCGAGGAACTACTGAACTCCTTCGGCGACGACTGACCGCGCGTCGTACGCCACACCACCCCACCGTGACAACGGAGGCGCTCTCCGTTTATAGTTAGATGCAGCAAGCAACTTGTTGCTCTTGACTACTGATCCACCACACAGCTTCGACGCGGTCACGGTGGGCCCCGCGATTACTCGCCCGGCCGTCGTATGCCCGTGTCCGGAAAGAGAATCGATGGCGACAACCACCGCGCACGACGCCGCCCCCGGCGTCGCCGCACCGGACGAGGCCGCGATGACGCACCGGCAGATCATGGAGGCCCTGTCGGGGCTGCTGCTGGGCATGTTCGCCGCCATCGTCTCCTCGACGATCGTCTCCAACGCGCTGCCGAAGATCATCGGCACCCTCGGCGGCGGGCAGACCGCCTACACGTGGGTCGTCACCGCCGCGCTGCTCGCGATGACCGCCACCACCCCGCTGTGGGGCAAGCTGGCCGACCTCTACAGTAAGAAGGCGCTGGTCCAGATCGCGCTGCTGATCTACATCGCGGGGTCGGTGGTCGCCGGGCTGTCGGTGAACGCCGGGATGCTCATCGCCTGCCGCGCGGTGCAGGGCATCGGCGCGGGCGGACTGTCGGCGCTCGCGCAGATCGTGATGGCCGCGATGATCGCGCCGCGCGAACGCGGACGCTACAGCGGATACCTGGGCGCGACCTTCGCCGTCGCGACCGTCGGCGGGCCGCTGCTGGGCGGCGTCATCACCGACACCAGCTGGCTGGGCTGGCGCTGGTGCTTCTACGTCGGCGTGCCGTTCGCGGTGGTCGCGCTGGTGGTGTTGCAGAAGACGCTGCACCTGCCGCTCACCCGGCGCGAGGTGAAGGTCGACTGGCTCGGCGCGTTCCTGGTGACCGCGGCGGTGTGCCTGCTGCTGGTCTGGGTCAGCTTCGCCGGCGACAAGTACGACTGGATGTCCTGGCAGACCCTCGCCATGGTGCTCGGATCACTGGTGCTGGCGGTGGTGTTCGTGCTCGTCGAGTTCCGGGCCGCCGAGCCGATCGTGCCGATGCGCCTGTTCCGCAATCGGACCATCACGCTCGCCTCCGCCGCCTCGCTCATGGTCGGCACCGCGATGTTCGCGGGCACCGTGTTCTTCAGCCAGTACTTCCAGCTGGCGCGCGGCGAATCGCCGACCATGTCCGGCGTCATGACGATTCCGATGATCGGCGGCCTGTTCATCGCCTCGACGGTCTCCGGCCAGATCATCACCCGCACCGGGCGCTGGAAGGCGTGGCTGGTGTGCGGCGGCGCACTGGTCACCGCCGGTCTGGGGTTGCTGGGCACGATCCGCTACGACACCGACTACTGGCTGGTCGCGCTGTACATGGCGTTGATGGGCCTGGGCATCGGCATGACGATGCAGAACCTGGTGCTGTGCACGCAGAATCAGGTGGCGCCGAAGGATCTGGGCGCCGCGAGTTCGCTGGTGGCGTTCTTCCGCTCGCTCGGCGGCGCGATCGGTGTCTCGGCGCTCGGCGCGGTCATGGCCAACCAGGTGCGTGAGCACATCACCGACGGCCTGGCCGAGCTGGGCCCCGCCGCCGCGGGTGCGATGGGCGGCTCGGGTAACGAACTGCCGAATCTGGCCGCGTTGCCGGGCCCGGTGCGCACCGTCGTCGAGGATGCCTACGGGCACGGCATCGCGGATGTCTTCCTCTACGCCGCGCCCGTCGCGTTCATCGCGTTCCTGCTGACCTTGTTCATCAAGGAGGTCGCGCTGCGCACCTCCGGCGCCGCGCCCACCGCCCCGACCACCGTGAGTGAGTTGACCCAGGTCGGCGACGCGGCGACGATGCCGATCGAATCGGTGCGCGACGCCGCGGTGTACGGGCATGTGCGCGCCGGTGACGGCGCTCCCCTCCCGGGCGCCGCGCTCACCCTGATCTCCCCTGCGGGACGCCAGGTCGGCCGCGCGCTCGCGCACCCCGACGGCCGTTTCGG from Nocardia wallacei carries:
- the pheS gene encoding phenylalanine--tRNA ligase subunit alpha — encoded protein: MADENARAEQTAALSEESLSAAAAAAEKAFAAAADLDALAAAKTEHMSGKSPIALAQRAVGGLPKEEKADAGKRVNVARSRVSEAFESRRAALLAERDAAVLVAEAIDVTLPAARGPVGARHPITILSERIADVFVGMGWEVAEGPEVETDHFNFDALNFLPDHPARTMQDTFYVAPEGSRQVLRTHTSPVQVRSMLERELPIYIVCPGRTFRTDELDATHTPIFSQVEGLAVDKGLTMAHLRGTLDAFARALFGPDTRTRMRPSYFPFTEPSAEVDVWFPDKKGGAGWVEWGGCGMVNPKVLIASGIDPEEYSGFAFGMGMERTLQFRNGIPDMRDMVEGDVRFTLPFGIQS
- a CDS encoding DoxX family protein, translated to MFQTLLMMAVPTLLFRLLGAFGVRRFATWRVALAHGLAVLLLCTGAAHFVPDSIDVMPSHDDLSAMVPPALPFPGALVYLTGVLELLGAAGLVSARTRRFAGLALAVLFVVMLPANIYAAVEDIPLNGESATPLWFRVPEQVVYIAIALWSTNALAPFRQAARARSRTPASA
- a CDS encoding MFS transporter, whose protein sequence is MTSTFETTEVATAAPPRRTPPLAAVLAAVGIPTFMVTLDNLVVTNALPVIRTEMGASLGDLQWFVNAYTLAFASLLLTASALGDRLGRRRVFLAGIAVFTLASAACALATEPWMLITARAVQGLGAAGVMPLSLTLLSVAVPERMRSAAIGIWGGITGLGVAVGPVVGGAVVDGLSWQWIFWLNVPIGLAVLPFVARVLGESFGGSRRFDPLGLVLAAGGVLAVVWGVIHGADDGWTSGPVLTALIGGGVLLAALIGWELRTPDPMLPLRLFRSRAFRVSNTTTFTFSVGVFGSIFLLAQFFQVVQGYSPLEAGVRTLPWTLAPMVVAPIAGLIVDRVGARTLLTTGQVLLAAALAWMAAVTTVEVGYGSYVGPFVLAGIGMGLTFAPSATVVMASAAPQDQAMASGTNNTLREVGVAMGVAVLASVFASRGSYLSPQSYVDGLVPAVWVGAAIVAFGALVSALLPRRIEPVR
- a CDS encoding TetR/AcrR family transcriptional regulator, which produces MPPSRTRLTASERSAQVLDAAVTAFAESGYAATKTDEIARLAGVSQPYVIRLFGSKQQLFVATSHLVCDRIEEVFRTAHEGVEPGAGPEQAMAALANGYEAFLADRSLLLVLLHGFAASSDPAIGNEVRDRFGRIYRLIRDLTGAPPVQARQFIANGMLLTVMTAMQVVGPDAVPAAWAEELLNSFGDD
- a CDS encoding MFS transporter encodes the protein MATTTAHDAAPGVAAPDEAAMTHRQIMEALSGLLLGMFAAIVSSTIVSNALPKIIGTLGGGQTAYTWVVTAALLAMTATTPLWGKLADLYSKKALVQIALLIYIAGSVVAGLSVNAGMLIACRAVQGIGAGGLSALAQIVMAAMIAPRERGRYSGYLGATFAVATVGGPLLGGVITDTSWLGWRWCFYVGVPFAVVALVVLQKTLHLPLTRREVKVDWLGAFLVTAAVCLLLVWVSFAGDKYDWMSWQTLAMVLGSLVLAVVFVLVEFRAAEPIVPMRLFRNRTITLASAASLMVGTAMFAGTVFFSQYFQLARGESPTMSGVMTIPMIGGLFIASTVSGQIITRTGRWKAWLVCGGALVTAGLGLLGTIRYDTDYWLVALYMALMGLGIGMTMQNLVLCTQNQVAPKDLGAASSLVAFFRSLGGAIGVSALGAVMANQVREHITDGLAELGPAAAGAMGGSGNELPNLAALPGPVRTVVEDAYGHGIADVFLYAAPVAFIAFLLTLFIKEVALRTSGAAPTAPTTVSELTQVGDAATMPIESVRDAAVYGHVRAGDGAPLPGAALTLISPAGRQVGRALAHPDGRFGLDAPEPGAYVLIASADGFQPQAAPITVNGSPLAYDFQLSGMSGLAGTLRAADDGAPVADAVVIVTDSRGEVMAAGSSGPDGGYDLADLIPGPVTVAVNANAFQPVAVSAQVHGQGITRLDLTLSRGARLHGTVYAADRPLPDARVTLVDTAGAVIGTATTASDGTYTFANLGNGDYTLIASGYPETTSTVALRSGESGGHDIELGYPEP